The Candidatus Nitrospira nitrificans genomic interval ATTGTTTCGCCAATTCCAACACGCCAACCTTCGCCCGGATAATTTTCTGTTCGGTGGTCATCGTCCGCACTCCTTTCGTGAAGGCGAGGACTCTACCGGACTGTCAGATTAAGTTCTAGCACTTACATTCTTGGCGAGGCGTTGCATTTCCGTCGAGGGTTCTCTTCCAGCCATGATCACTGCCTTCTGATAGCGGGCCAAGACTTTCTTAGCCTCGCTCTGTCGATCTAAGCTATGGAGAAATCTGATCAAACGCGGATAAAGCGGTTCGGCCAGTGGATCGGCTTCCAGCCCGTTTTCCAAACAGGTCAATGCTGCTTCCTCCTGGCCTTCTGTCTTCTTCCAGTCACTTACGTGCTGCACCGCTTGTTCAAATTGATGTCTGAGGCGTTGTCTGTAGTGATCAGCCCATTCATGAGCACCATCGTCCTCAAGAAATGGCCCTCGATATAAGGCGATTGCTTGCTCATCGCGTCGGATTCTTGCATCCGGCTGAGTTTGTCGGTGCTTGGAATCGTCCGCGCCGCTCAGCAGTGTTTGAAATGCCATGGCATCGACCCAACACATCTGCCGGTTCAACGAGACCTTGCCATCTCTGGCTTGGATAAGGCCGTCAACGGCCAGGAAGCGCCGCAACCGTTGGAGAGATTTGTGAAGGTTTTCCTGACCTGTATCTCCTTCGGCATCCGGCCACAGCGCGTCGATGAGTCGCGAGACAGGCACGCCATCACCGCCCAACGCAACGATCGCCTTCAGGAGCTTCAGGACTTGATAGGGTGCTTTCCGGCGTGGCGGCAGGGGCTTGCCATCCAGATGAATCTCAAAGCGACCCAACGTGTAAATTTTGATGGGCCAAGGCCAGGCTTCGTTGGTAGCCGCTTCTCCCACGGGAGTCAGCTTGGTTGTACGGATCAGCTTCTGCACGTATTCCACTTCGATCTTGGCTTCCAAGGCCTGTGCACACAATCGCGCCATCATGTCCGGCATCCACCAGTAGATGAAGGTAAAGCCATGCTGATTACCGATGGCCAGCGCTTGCTGCAAAATGGCCCTCGCTTCCACCTCGTTCTCGTGATCAAAGGCAAAGAATGCTTTCAGCAGGTGCGCTACGTATCGAACGTATGGACTCTCCATGTCTTGTGCAATCTTCTCAACACGATTCAAGTATTGTCGTGCTTCCATAGTTTTGCCAAGCGCGTGAAGGAGATCTGCCGCAGCATAGCTGAGGTGTGCTTCCGGGAACGGACTGCCTTTCAAGCCTTTGACCTCAAGACCTTCCTGGATTAACGTCCAGGCCCTGGATAGGTCCCCTTTGATTCGATGAACCCAGGCTTGTTGATAGAGAAAGTTTGCGCGCATCATATGATCGGGATGCGCCACTAAAATGCCGAGTCGATTGAGGTACTGCTCGGCAGAGATCACATCACCCTGAAACAGCGCGCCATAGGCGCATACTCCTAACATCGTCGAATCAAATACATGCACCCCGGTTTTTTGGGAGATCTCAAGGCCCTGCTCTCCGTGGTGCACGGTTTGTGCGGGATCGCCGCAAAACCAGGCCAACATTGATGCATTTGCATGGTAGACCAGACGTGTCAACGGCTGGGTGGATTCAGATTCACCGGCAGATTTCAGGAGTCTCGCATATTTGTCGGCCGACGCTATCTGCTCGAGCCACAGGAGGAGGATAACCAAGCCCGCGACGAGAGTGGAGTGTTTCTCGATGCCTTGCACCCCTTCGATCAGATTCTTTGAACGGTCAATCCAGGGTGTGATGACTGAAGCGCGCGGACATCTCCACATCAATGCATTCAATAAGGAAAACGTTACCTGCGACTCGATCTCCGGGGAAGGGAAGGAGACATCCGACGAAACCACATCCAGCATGATAGCGATCCAGCGATCGAGTTTGCGGAAATCGAGCCAGGATATTAGGATAGAGGACAGGACGCCGGCGCAGGCCATGAGCATGCCCGCCCTGTCATTCTGCGCTTTGAACCTTTCGAATGCCCGCGCGAACAGGTCCTGGCTTTCAACCGGATCGATCGGCATTCGGCAAGCCCCGAGCCAATACGACAACCATGGTTGCTGATCGTACTGCTCAGCCGGAATCAGCTTGAGCCAGCCTTCCAACGTTTGAGTTCGTCCCTGTTGTAATAGCATCGGTGCCCGCGAGAGGATCAACCGGACAATCTGCTCTAGTTGACCCGCTTCGTAATAAAGGGCGACTGCTTCCTCAAATCTATCCGTCTCTTCCAGCAGCGAGGCCGCAGTCCGTTGAGTTGCTGCGATTTCGTCCGGGGATAAGGCAACCTTTGCATGTGCCCGTAGGAACTCCCGAAAGAGTGGATGGTACTGATATACGGGATCAGTTCCCATCTTCCGCTCGGTGAAGTAACGGGATTGGTAGAGATTGAACAGGATGTCATCCGCCATGACATTCCTCGTCAGCCGCTCGGCAAGCGCCGGAGGTATGTTTGGCAGAAAGGCCGTCTGCAAGAGGAATCGTTGGTGTTCAGGACTCAGACGGTGCAATACTTCACGGGCCAAGTACTCGAAGATCACCTGCGGCGTCTCGGAAGTGGAAGAAAGATCAGGGAGGCTTGCCGCCTTCTGTTCCAATTGCAGCACTAATCCTGCCACCCATCCCTGGAGCCGATTATGCAGTACCGCTGCCAGAGCTGCTACTTTCGCCGTTTGAGCACGGGCATGGAGTCGAATAATCGCTCGCGATTCTTCATTCGTCAGCCGAAGGGCTTCCTCATCGATGAAGTGGATCTGCCGGGTTGCCTGCAGTCGCGTGAACGCAGGCGGCGGCAAGGCGCGACTCATGACGATCACATTTATCTTTTCCGGTAATGCTTCTACGCCCAACGCCACCGTTTGATGGAAGAGAGAATCCAGAGGCACTTCCTGGTAGTTGTCGAGAATCAGGAGCGCGGGTCGCTTAAGGCGCGTATAGAGCTGTTCGAAAAAGCGGCGGGTGAACGTCGGCAGTCCTTGCAAGTATTCTGGCGTGAGGTGGGGAAGCGGCGTGCGGTACCGAGGCGCTGCTTGTTTGGCTGCCACACCCAGATAGTGGAAGAATGTGGCGAGGTCGCCGTCTCCCTCGTCCACCTGATATCACAAGGGACGGATCTTCCGGGCGCGGAGATAACTCGCCACGAACGTGGTCTTGCCGAATCCCGGTGGAGCATTGATCCAAATGACAGGTCGCTTGCGGGCTCCATCGAGCAATCGATACAGGCGGGGACGTTCGACTATTGCAGGAAGCCGTGGCGGGTTAAGTTTGGCCAGCGAAGCGTGGAGCTTGCGCGACTGACGCGCCCGTGGCATTCGGCATCCTCGCACTAATAGGTTACCAAAGCAGTCGCATCATCCCATGTCTGCCCCCGCAACTCAACATGAAACATTGACTCCCCATCTCTCTGTAGATCATTATGATGGCGACTCGCGCTCCAAAAACTCAGAACATCTGTGCTGAGCTTCTATGCGAGCAGACCGAGATACGAGTCAAGCACTGCGGAAACACCTGCAGCGCCTGCTTCCGCTGAGCATCGTTCTTTTCATTCTGCTGGATTGGTCTTCAGTTGTACGAGCCGACGGTATCCGCAATCCCTTCCAGGGCGCAGCCGCCATTGCACAGGGGAATGCCTTTGCGGCTCAAGCGGACGACCCTACCGCCGTCTTTTATAATCCTGCAGGCATGACACAGTTGCATGGCGTCCAGCACACGGCAGGCGTGCAATTTCTCAACGTCAATACACACTTTACGAGTCCTACCGGTGTTTCGACCAGAAATGATCAGCCGTTTCCAGTTGGTCTTCCTCCACCAGGGCAACTGTTCATCACGGCCAATCTCAAGGGTCTTGGCGTTCGCGCGCTAGGTGATCTCTCCGTCGGTCTCGGATTGCAGAACCTGTTTGGGTTTGCGGCGAAGTATCCACGGAATGGTCCATTCGCCAGTGCCGTCACGTTCGCGCAGTTCCCTTTGATCGATATCAAACCGACGTTTGCCTATAAAGTGACAGATAGGCTTTCTGTCGGGCTCGGCGCTGACGTCTTTACATTGTGAGCCTGCTGGGAGAGGGCCACTTGGAACAGCAGTCGGTCCAAGGAGGCAGCACCATCGAATTGAACGGGAAAGGCACCACCACCGGGCTCAATGCCAGCATATTATATACGTTGTTTCAAACCGATGAAGGGAAGCCTCGCCTCAATCTCGCTTTCGTCTGGCGCAGTCAAACGGTGCTTCCCGTTGACGGGGTATTCTTGGAAAACGGAGTCCGTGTAGCAGACACCGCCTCTTCAATTCGTCTTCCTGAGATCTATACGTGGGGCGTGGCCTTCTGGCCCATCCGGGACGCAGAGCGCGAATGGAAGGTTGAGGTGGATGTGGATTATGCGCGATGGGAGTCGATTCAAGATTTCGATGTTCGTCTTTCGAATGGCGTGATCCTGGCGAACCCACAACAATGGAGCAATGCCCTTAGCATCGGCGTCGGTACGGAATATCGATTGCTTTCGCTGACCAGCCATCCAGCTTGGAACGTGGCCTTGCGCACCGGCTATCTCCACTCTCAACAAGCCATCCCGGATGTGAATTTCAATCCGGCGGCGCCGGACGCCCCGTCTCATACCCTGTCCGTTGGTGTCGGCTTTCTATGCAAAGAGAACGGAAGATTTTTAGGCCTTTTAACCTGTGGCGCGGAAGCAGGCTTCTTGGGGAGGAAGGCCCTAGGAATCGATGTGGCATACCAGGCTCTTCTGTTCGAGTCTCGAACTGTCGTCGGCAATCCGAATCCGACCGTGAACGGCACCTACCAGACCATCATACACGCCGGCTCGATGACGATGCGGGTCAACTTCTAGACCCAGAAAGCCTCGCAATGTTGCACATGGTCGCCGCTGGGACATAGAACGTTGGTTACAAGTTTCGAGGTAGGCTTTGAGATGACGACTGTCCGCCGGAGAGCTGTGGAATGTTGAGTGACAGAAAGTGCTGAGCTCGGTCGAGACTGAAGGCCTGGCGCGGTAGAATACCATGTCATCATTTATGCCCCAGCTTGTCCAAGGATACGGTGGAACTCATGAGCCTTGACAATGCGCACCTCTTTATATTCGTGAAGGTCGAGAAGATCCGAGTCCCCACTAACAAGATAACTTGCGCGCCCCTCCAGTGCAGCAACCAGATATTTGTCATCATCCGGATCTTTCTCGACCGCCCTGATCTTCAAACGGCCTTCAGTGGGCTCAGCAATCAACGCAAGGGCGATGACCCAACGATCAATCTCCTCAGTGGTCAGGGAAAGATACCGTCGAACGCGTGGATAATTCAGACCGCGTCGAACTTCCTCAAAGATTGCAGCGGACCCGACAAGATGAAATGCCTGATCGTCTAATAAGAGACGAAGAATACGTCCCGGCAGTCCCTGCGGACGAAGACACGCACTGATATAAATATTGGCGTCGAGGACGGCTCGAATCACACGTTACTTCCGACGCGGCTTGCGAGTACGATGCTTGGCTTCGTTACCAAGTTGATCGGCCTGGCCTTGAGAGATCCTGTCCGATCTCTGAACAAGGATAGAAAGCAAGTGTACGCGCGCGGCTTGCTGCATTTGTTCAAGTCGTTCGACAGGGACCATCGCCGCCAGGGGCTTGCCTTTGCGCTCAATGACAAATTGGTCATGCCGAAGCGCCACCCGATTCAGGAGATCTCCAAGCCGTTGACGGATCTCAAGGGTCGACACTGTTTCAATCATAAATCACCTCATCCATTGCAACTAGTATAGTTGCGAGAGATCAACCAGTCAACACGATCTTCCCGTAGTTGACTACGAATTTAGTGAGCAGGATACTGGCGGCAAGGGAGGAAACGTTATGAGCAAGAAAATCAGATACACCAATGAGCGCTTGACCATGGGGGAACGTGTCGCAGATTTCCTGCCGCCACCTTCGGCCTTAGTCAAGCATGAGCCGACCACTAAGGTGACGCTCGAGCTGACGCAAAGTAGTCTTGCGTTCTTCAAGAAACAGGCCAAGGGTGCACATGTACCCCACCAACGAATGTTACGTGATCTCATCAATGCATATGCGAAACAATACGACGTTGCGGTGTGAGAAACCTTCGCTGCCCACTGCGCATCGCCCGTCACGAAGAAAGCGAGTTCGCCTATCGAAATGACGATAAGACAGGGCTCCCCTTTGTCTGTAGTGGGCAACATCATCGTCGTGCCGGATCCTCTTGCATCTGTCGGCGGCGGAGAACATGTTGACACTCCGCAAGGCCTTTGCTAGCGTCAGTACAATTCGCTTTTGATCGATCGAATGGTTATTCCGATGAAGGGATCCTCGCATGGCCACGATTCAAATTAAGACTCCCTCTCCCGATCAGACCATTCCGTTGGTCAAAGACGCCCTGGCAATGGAAACCAAACTTACACGCGACAGCCTGCGCACTACCGACGATCGTATCACCGCATTGACCCGACAACTCGATGTCACTCCGGAGCAAGTCCTCGCAGGCTCTGTCCATCGGACGGAAGGCAACGAGGCGCTTCTTCTCGATCTTGAAGGCGAGCTGGAGCTCCGCCGGGTGTTGCAGGACACGCTTCACCATCTCGAACAACTCGAAGTATGTCCGTAGCCGACTACGTTGCGGACATTCGCCGCCATATCCTCGACACCCCGCACATTGTCTCTCACTCGCTCGGATACGAAGAGCGCCCTCCTCTCGGCGCAATTGTGAATGGCTTCGTTACCTTCGCGGACGGATCGCGCGTCCACTTCAAAGAATTTCTCCAGTTTCGACCGGTAACCACCAGACTCAAGTACGTGTACCACTACACCTCTTCGACTCACGGCCCTTCCGATATGACAATGCCCGCGATCCCGCGGCTCGGCACCTCTCCACATACCCCGACCATCTTCATACTCCCGACGGTCTCTTTCCATCGTTCAGCCCTACGTTCACCTCTGCTCTGCGCGAGGCGGCCACACACGTAAGGCGTTCTTCTCGATAGCCGATCGCCCACCACCAGCCCTACGATGTTGTCTTTTCCTCTCACCTCATACCGTTTCACGTTTCGTCTTTTACTTTTCACGCCTACCTCCGTTCATAGAACAGCTCCAGCGCCGAGGCCACGCCGTGGATGCGGCCTTTGTAAAAACTCTCCTCGAGACGGGCCCGCAGTGAGCGAATCCCGCCTTCGTCGCTTCGCTTGGCGAGTCCCTGAGACACCAGCATTTCCGTGGCCACGTCGACGAGCCGGTGTTTCCGCCGATTCATCTCTGCCGTCACAAAATCGCCAAGAATTTCAGATGCCCTTGCCGCAACGACCGATTCCAGGAACGAATCGTACCCCTGTTCTCGGATAATTCGCTCACGTATCACGCTCAGTTCCGCCCGCACTCGAGCCACGTTCCGCATCAAGATTGAAAACAGCTCTTTTCGGCCTTCATCGAATAACTTCTGCTCGATGTCGTCGAGAATGAAGCCGGGATCAACCGCCGCCGCGCGCGGCTCATCTCCCCATGATAACCGGTCGTAGCTTTGGCGGTTTTCCGCATCACCGATGATTTCGTACGCGGCATTGAGTTCGCGGATCTTGGCTTCGGCCTCTGCATTGTCGGGATTTCGATCCGGATGATGCTGGAAAACCAGCTTGCGATAGGACTTTTTGATTTCCTCATCGGAAGCTTCGCGGGAGACTCCCAGCACACGATAGTAGTCCATCCGTGGCATGCGCAGGACTATAGCACGGAGCTTCTGAAGGCTTCACCTTGACTCCAACGGCGAACGATTCTAGCCTGGTGCCTCCATGACTTTTCTCACGACACCACATCCACAACGGTGCGCTGGCCTGCTTCGATATGTTCGCTGTGAGCGGTTGTGGTGAGCGACAAATCTTGGCACTCCGGCGTGATGTCCTATCAATGGCTCGTGCTCTTCGTCGCCTGGTTGGGCTGGGTCTTCGATGCGATGGACGCGACGATTTATGCCATTGTCTTGCATCCGGCCTTGCACGATCTGCTGCATACGGCTGGTGGCCCGCCGACCGCCGAGCAGATCGGCTGGTACGGCGGCATCATCTTTTCTATCTTTCTGATCGGCTGGGCGATCGGCGGTATTTCATTCGGCGTCATGGCCGATCGATTCGGCCGCACAAAAGTCTTGATCGCGACGATCATCATGTACGCCGTCTTCACCGGAGCAGCCGCATTGGCGGAAACCTGGTGGCACCTGGCAATAGCCAGATTTCTCACCGCGCTCGGCATCGGCGGGGAATGGGCGGCCGGTGCCGCCATCGTGGCTGAGACGTGGCCCGAAGAGAAGCGTGCCAAAGCCGCGGGTGTTCTCCAGTCGGCGTGGGCCGTGGGGTTCTTCCTGGCCGCCGCCATGAATCTGACATTGAAGGAAACCTATGGCTGGCGAGGATTGTTTGTCATCGGTATTCTTCCCGCGTTCGTCGCGCTCCTCGTTCGCTGGTGGGTCAAGGAGCCGGTACGCTGGACCCATGCGCTCGAGCAGCAAGCCGTTCCCTTGACGGCCATCTTTCGTGGCGAGTTGCGGCGAGCGACGCTGGTCGGTTCAGCCTTGGCATTCGTCGCGGTGTTCGGTCTCTGGGGGGCCACGAATTGGGCTCCGACGCTGATCCGTGAATTGCCGGACTTGAAGGGGCAAGATCCGGCGATACTCACCAGATATGTCAGTTATGCCATCATGGCGTTGAACGCGGGGGCGATCTTCGGCTATCTCGGCTTCGGCCCACTCGCGGACCGATTCGGCAGGCGACCGGTATTCGCCTTCATGTGTCTCGGAAGTCTCATCATGTTGCCGGTCACCTATTTAACGCCGTCGAGTTATATAGGCGTCTTGATGCTCCTACCGATCCTCGGTTTTTTTAACAATGGGATCTTCAGCGGATTTCCGATCTATCTTCCAGAGTTGTACCCAACACAGTTACGGGCGACCGGCGCAGGATTCTGTTTCAACGCGGGGCGGGTTCTGGCGTCGGCTTCTCCGTTCCTTACCGGCTGGCTTGTCACGACGGTAGGCTCGTTCGGACGTGCGGCACCATCGCGCTGATCTATCTGCTCGGACTTGTTGTGCTTTTGTTTGCGCCGGAGACGAAAGGCCGTCGCTTGCCTGACTAGCCCTTGACTTATTGGTGTCCGAGCTTATCTCATGGCCATGGACATGACAGGTACCCCACGAGCGCTTACTCATGATGAGCGAAAAGCTGCGGAAGCGGCCTTTTCAGGTCGGCCGTGTAATCCCGCCTGGTCTGAATCCGCCAAGAGAGTGTATGACGGCCTCATCCATGCGCTTCCCACTCCGTCGGATGAGACCGTGGCGACGTCCAATCAGAATGCCCCAAGCGAAGAATTGCCTATCCCAGCGGCTTCGACGTTACCGACGGAGGAAGAATCGAAACTCCAAGGTTCGGCTGATGCGGGCAAAACGCCGGAGGCACGAACCGACGTTCCGACCAAGCTGATCGCGAACCGCCAACAGGCGATTCAAGCCGGATTCCTGATCGATGTGTCGACGGATGCGCAAAAACTCGGCCTGACCTTCCCCGTCACCGTGACGAAGCCCTTGTGGGAAATCGGGATCGCGCCCGGTGAATCGATGTCGGATGAGGAGAAGGCGGAACGGTTGCGAGATGTGTTGATGGCGTTTCGGCTGCGCATTGCCAGCCAGACCACCCTCTCGCCGCTGATCGACTTTCCGGCGATGCTGGCCCTGCCGCCCGGCGGCGTGCCGCAGCCGGTGCCGTTATTCGCATTGATTCAACCGGATGAACAGAACCGCGCGATGGCCACCCTACTGCTGCCCAACGAAGTCTCCGCGACGATCATTCCGATGAACTAACAGGCTGTTGGAAAAGCCCGCTCGCGGCGCTTAAAGGCTCAACGTACGGCCCAAAGTACGCTTCGCCTCTTCGTTTGCTGCGGCCTTGCTGGACGAGCTTTTTGAACAGCCTGCGGGTTCTTGTGAAATGGTCCAGGACTTCTGGAGCCCCTGATTGCTAACCATCTAGTTTCAACCCGGCCAGCTTCATGACCACATCCTTCTCTTCCGATTCCGTCTTGATCTCCCCGTTCAGATGCCCCTCGAGCAGTTGGTCAAGAATCTGTTTGAACCGTGGTCCCGGTTTGAACCCCATGGCCTTCAGATCCGCACCGGTCAGAATCGGCTTCACGTGTTGATAGGTCGTCAGGAAGGCCGAGACCTGCCGCTTGACGGTGTCTCCTTTGCTCTTGGCCATGAGGAGCAACAGGGTTTCATCGGACAGTCCGGACAGGAGGCGGTACACGTCCGCCGGTTTGAGTGGTCGTTGCGACGCAAGTCGGCGAATCACTTTGTGACAGCCCACGCGGGCCATTTTGAGCCTGCCGGCTTCTTGTTCGGAAAAGGGAAACCGTTTGAGCAGATCCTTCACGGCGCGCTCCGGCAACAGCTCGAGGAGTGCCATCATGTAGACCAACCAGACATCCATTTTCCGATCCAAGTACAGGAGCCGGTACCAATCGACGGCTGCCTCGAGCGCGACCAACAACTTGTCCAACCGGTCGGACCAACTCAGCTTCGGATGGATGAATTTCAAGAGATTCAGCTCAGCCAATCGTTTGATGGCCTGCTTCGGTTCCCGCTCGACCAGCAGCAGTTTCAATTCTTCCAGCAGCCGGTGGCCGGATAATCGTTGGAACAGGTTCATCTTGACGGCGCCGGCGATCAACGCCGCCGTGTCCTTGCCCAAATGAAAGCCGAACCGGGATTCAAATCGGATGGCCCGAAACACGCGGGTCGGATCTTCAACGAAGCTCAGCCCGTGCAAGACGCGGATCACCTTGTCGTTCAAATCC includes:
- a CDS encoding BTAD domain-containing putative transcriptional regulator, with translation MDEGDGDLATFFHYLGVAAKQAAPRYRTPLPHLTPEYLQGLPTFTRRFFEQLYTRLKRPALLILDNYQEVPLDSLFHQTVALGVEALPEKINVIVMSRALPPPAFTRLQATRQIHFIDEEALRLTNEESRAIIRLHARAQTAKVAALAAVLHNRLQGWVAGLVLQLEQKAASLPDLSSTSETPQVIFEYLAREVLHRLSPEHQRFLLQTAFLPNIPPALAERLTRNVMADDILFNLYQSRYFTERKMGTDPVYQYHPLFREFLRAHAKVALSPDEIAATQRTAASLLEETDRFEEAVALYYEAGQLEQIVRLILSRAPMLLQQGRTQTLEGWLKLIPAEQYDQQPWLSYWLGACRMPIDPVESQDLFARAFERFKAQNDRAGMLMACAGVLSSILISWLDFRKLDRWIAIMLDVVSSDVSFPSPEIESQVTFSLLNALMWRCPRASVITPWIDRSKNLIEGVQGIEKHSTLVAGLVILLLWLEQIASADKYARLLKSAGESESTQPLTRLVYHANASMLAWFCGDPAQTVHHGEQGLEISQKTGVHVFDSTMLGVCAYGALFQGDVISAEQYLNRLGILVAHPDHMMRANFLYQQAWVHRIKGDLSRAWTLIQEGLEVKGLKGSPFPEAHLSYAAADLLHALGKTMEARQYLNRVEKIAQDMESPYVRYVAHLLKAFFAFDHENEVEARAILQQALAIGNQHGFTFIYWWMPDMMARLCAQALEAKIEVEYVQKLIRTTKLTPVGEAATNEAWPWPIKIYTLGRFEIHLDGKPLPPRRKAPYQVLKLLKAIVALGGDGVPVSRLIDALWPDAEGDTGQENLHKSLQRLRRFLAVDGLIQARDGKVSLNRQMCWVDAMAFQTLLSGADDSKHRQTQPDARIRRDEQAIALYRGPFLEDDGAHEWADHYRQRLRHQFEQAVQHVSDWKKTEGQEEAALTCLENGLEADPLAEPLYPRLIRFLHSLDRQSEAKKVLARYQKAVIMAGREPSTEMQRLAKNVSART
- a CDS encoding OmpP1/FadL family transporter, with product MRADRDTSQALRKHLQRLLPLSIVLFILLDWSSVVRADGIRNPFQGAAAIAQGNAFAAQADDPTAVFYNPAGMTQLHGVQHTAGVQFLNVNTHFTSPTGVSTRNDQPFPVGLPPPGQLFITANLKGLGVRALGDLSVGLGLQNLFGFAAKYPRNGPFASAVTFAQFPLIDIKPTFAYKVTDRLSVGLGADVFTL
- a CDS encoding OmpP1/FadL family transporter, producing the protein MEQQSVQGGSTIELNGKGTTTGLNASILYTLFQTDEGKPRLNLAFVWRSQTVLPVDGVFLENGVRVADTASSIRLPEIYTWGVAFWPIRDAEREWKVEVDVDYARWESIQDFDVRLSNGVILANPQQWSNALSIGVGTEYRLLSLTSHPAWNVALRTGYLHSQQAIPDVNFNPAAPDAPSHTLSVGVGFLCKENGRFLGLLTCGAEAGFLGRKALGIDVAYQALLFESRTVVGNPNPTVNGTYQTIIHAGSMTMRVNF
- a CDS encoding putative toxin-antitoxin system toxin component, PIN family; amino-acid sequence: MIRAVLDANIYISACLRPQGLPGRILRLLLDDQAFHLVGSAAIFEEVRRGLNYPRVRRYLSLTTEEIDRWVIALALIAEPTEGRLKIRAVEKDPDDDKYLVAALEGRASYLVSGDSDLLDLHEYKEVRIVKAHEFHRILGQAGA
- a CDS encoding type II toxin-antitoxin system Phd/YefM family antitoxin; the encoded protein is MIETVSTLEIRQRLGDLLNRVALRHDQFVIERKGKPLAAMVPVERLEQMQQAARVHLLSILVQRSDRISQGQADQLGNEAKHRTRKPRRK
- a CDS encoding toxin-antitoxin system TumE family protein translates to MSPVSTGNHQTQVRVPLHLFDSRPFRYDNARDPAARHLSTYPDHLHTPDGLFPSFSPTFTSALREAATHVRRSSR
- a CDS encoding MFS transporter, which encodes MSDKSWHSGVMSYQWLVLFVAWLGWVFDAMDATIYAIVLHPALHDLLHTAGGPPTAEQIGWYGGIIFSIFLIGWAIGGISFGVMADRFGRTKVLIATIIMYAVFTGAAALAETWWHLAIARFLTALGIGGEWAAGAAIVAETWPEEKRAKAAGVLQSAWAVGFFLAAAMNLTLKETYGWRGLFVIGILPAFVALLVRWWVKEPVRWTHALEQQAVPLTAIFRGELRRATLVGSALAFVAVFGLWGATNWAPTLIRELPDLKGQDPAILTRYVSYAIMALNAGAIFGYLGFGPLADRFGRRPVFAFMCLGSLIMLPVTYLTPSSYIGVLMLLPILGFFNNGIFSGFPIYLPELYPTQLRATGAGFCFNAGRVLASASPFLTGWLVTTVGSFGRAAPSR
- a CDS encoding DUF6573 family protein, translated to MAMDMTGTPRALTHDERKAAEAAFSGRPCNPAWSESAKRVYDGLIHALPTPSDETVATSNQNAPSEELPIPAASTLPTEEESKLQGSADAGKTPEARTDVPTKLIANRQQAIQAGFLIDVSTDAQKLGLTFPVTVTKPLWEIGIAPGESMSDEEKAERLRDVLMAFRLRIASQTTLSPLIDFPAMLALPPGGVPQPVPLFALIQPDEQNRAMATLLLPNEVSATIIPMN